CAGTCTCGGAATCCTTGTGACTGACCGCTAGGCTCGCCTCTTCCAGCAACTTCCGCTTCTTCTCATCCGGTGAGACATCCGGCGGTTTGTTCAAAGCCTTCTGGTCGGCGGCAGGCTTGGACACGGGCGGTGGAGGTGGAGGAACGTTCTTAGCAATAACGACCGGTGCTTGAGCCTGAGTGACAGGCGCAGCTGCAACCGCGGCCATCTGATGCATGCGCTGAATCTTGCCGCTCAGATCGTCGGAGCCGACGTGGCCGTTGAGATCCAAAGCCGACTGATACGAGCGCTCAGCCTGTGCATACTCCTTTGAGTCTTCATGACTGTGGCCCGTGCTGACAAGACTTCCGTAGCGATCTATCTCACCGAGAAGGCGAGTTGCTGCCGGCTTGATCGAGGGGTCGGTCACGCCTTGTGCCGCAGTCCTTGCGGCTGACAAGTTTCCGGAATCGAAGGCGGTCATCGCCTGGCTCAGGAGAGCACCGCTCTGATCCGCAGGCTTGGTCAGGGCAGTCGTAGGCGCGTCAGGCCCTGGCCCATTCAGCTTGGCAAGGAGCTGCTCGGCCTGGTGATGCGTATCGGGATCGAGATTGCTCACATACTTCGCATAGCGTTTGGCTTTGGCGGCTTGGCCTGCGTCGTTCGCGTCTAGCGCGGTCTTCAGGGCCTGCTTGTCACTATTAATGAGTGCGGCTCGGCTGACGTCGCAGTCCTTGCGAAAGTCTTTATTCTTAGGCTCCATGTCAGCTGCTTTGCAGAGCAGGATGACCTGTTTTTCCTGGTTTGGTTCGGTATTGGCCTGCGCGCGTAACGCTTTTGCATCTTGTGCCAGGCTTGGCACCGTCACCATGGCAGCCGTCAATGCGATGAAGAGATGAGTGCAGTGAAATTTCATTTTTGGCCTGCCAGTATCTCGTCGATCTGTGAGTCGCCGAGCGTCGTGAAGGTCGCCGAGCACATGTGGTCGGCCGCAAGATCACACGTCTGCTGCTGTGTGCTTCCGTCACTGGACTTGAAGACCACCGTATAGGTGCCCTCCGGAACTGCATCCACGCGCAGCGGAGTCATATGCGAACCAGCCGGCAATAGGACGACGTTGCCACTGCTGCCCGTAATGCTGACTACCTCACCAAAGGGCGAAGCATTCAGCTGGATGAAGCTCATCGCCGCACCGCCGCCCGTATTCGACCTCGTATGAATCACGTAAAAGACAGCGCCCGCAACGATGAGCACGACCGCTGCAAGGATTCCGATGAGCATGCTGCTCAGCCCTTTGGACTGAACGATGATCGGAACACTTCCTGTTGTGTCCAACCTGGCCTTGGAGACCTTGGCAGCTTCCTGCGCAAGACGATTCCAGTCTGCCTGAAGGTTTGCGTCGGAGACTGCCAGGACTTCAGCCGACTTCCTCAACTCCTCCAGTGCGAGCGGACCCTTCTTTGCCAGAATTGCCTGCCGTGCCTGGCTGATCGACTCTCCCACCATCGCGTTGGCGATTGGCACCTGCCGCCGCTTGTAGTCGGTGACGACGGCGGTGATCTCGGGCGAATCGCCATAGGCGTTTCGGACAGCTTCAAGAATCTCCAGACCGCCGCGCAGATCGCGTTTGTTCAGTAATTCATTCGCCTGCGCGATGGAGGCCTGGATGGCTCTTTGTTGTTCGGCCCTGCCTTCAATCTTTGCCCGGATCGCCTTAAGCTGCGAGTGCTGCTGTACAGCAGCAGGCTGAGAATTGAGCAGCTGGAGTGCCTGCGCGGGATCAGTCTCACTGAGGCTCTGAACCCGGGCGATGACGGCTTCCATGCGCCGGCCAATCTCATCCAGACGCTCCTGGGTCTGACGCAACAGTTGTTCGATCGCCGGAGTACCGCCCTGTTGTGCGGCCGGCTTCAGAACTGCAATCGCCCCTTCAAGATCCTCGGCGGCGAGTTTCCTGTGAGCCTCCTCAAGAACTGCTGCTGCAGCCTGACTCCGCTCCTTATTGAGCTTCTCGGTCCGCGCATGTTCCAGGAGGTACGTGATCTCAGGTGTTTCGCCGCAGTCCAGCGCCGCCGTCTCTAAGGTCGAAATGGCCTGATCGTACTGCGCTGCGTCAAGCGAGGTCTGCGCGTGCTTAAGATACTGCGCTCTAAGCCCTTCGAGATTCGCTTTTTTGAGCTGATCCACCACCCGTTCCTGCAGCGCGAGCAACCGCTCCTCACCCGGAATCTCGTCGAGCGCCTTCTGAATGCAGGAGAGCGCTTCCTGAGGATTTGAAAAGAACAACTCCTGTACCTTCAGGGAGGTGCTCTCAACCAGCTTGCGCGCATGTTCTTCCTGAAGCTTCTTCTCGGTCTCGCCCTTAAGGCGAAGCAGTTGCGCTTCAGCCGGAAGGCGGTCGAGTGCGCGATTGATCAGCTGCAGGGCACGGTCTGATTCGCCACGGAAGAGGCTGTCCTGGATCTCGGCCACGATCTGGTCGATGACCTTGCGCCGCCGGTCCTCTTCCTGCCGAGCGGTTGCCTCCTGGAACATCTTCTGCGCTTCCACGTCGGTGGGGTCGATGTCGAGCGCTTCACGAAGATTCTTGATCGCCCCGGTGAAATCCCGGTTCGAAAGCAGATCCTTACCAGACTCCTTGAGCTTGCGCCGCGTCCCGTCTTTCGCCTGCCGCTGCATCTCCTGGACGATGCCGGCCTTCTCGTTGCGAAGATCCGTGTTTCGCTCATCAAGCTGCAGTGCCTGCTCAATTAGTTGGGAGGCGGCCGTAAAATCGCTACGATGCCGGGCGTCTCGTGCCTGCTGTTGCAGAGAGGCGATCTTGTCGACCTTCTCCTTCAATCCGCGGACGTGCTCGATCTTTTCGGTCAACCCATTGGCATTTGGATCGACACGGGCGGCCTGCTTATAAAGCTCGAGAGCTTCTACATATCGCTGACCGAGGACGGCCTCTTCCGCCTGGTTCAGCGTCTGCCGTACCTGCTCAGACTTCTGCTGGCGCGCGAGCCGATCCTGCAC
This region of Granulicella tundricola MP5ACTX9 genomic DNA includes:
- a CDS encoding serine/threonine-protein kinase, encoding MDTPSSVTHIGKYEVLSELGRGGMGVVYRAEDKNIGREVAIKTLTDATPELRQRFQSEARTGVLNHQNIVTVYDFGEQDGNPYIVMEFLHGESLEKVLRNNTLTIVDKLDIVRQVCNGMGYAHSKGVVHRDIKPANVMVQPDGNAKIVDFGIARLESSSGHTQTGAVIGTFHYISPERLKGHPSDGRADIWAAGIMLYQMLTGVLPFGGEDISALHKVVNEPFPPLGTYLQDYPTGLDMVLDRALAKDPDERYATAEEMAGDLEALNETLKRARVGEMLGQVKMLLEQEKLTSARPLLIDLQRLDPQNFEIRKLLREVQDRLARQQKSEQVRQTLNQAEEAVLGQRYVEALELYKQAARVDPNANGLTEKIEHVRGLKEKVDKIASLQQQARDARHRSDFTAASQLIEQALQLDERNTDLRNEKAGIVQEMQRQAKDGTRRKLKESGKDLLSNRDFTGAIKNLREALDIDPTDVEAQKMFQEATARQEEDRRRKVIDQIVAEIQDSLFRGESDRALQLINRALDRLPAEAQLLRLKGETEKKLQEEHARKLVESTSLKVQELFFSNPQEALSCIQKALDEIPGEERLLALQERVVDQLKKANLEGLRAQYLKHAQTSLDAAQYDQAISTLETAALDCGETPEITYLLEHARTEKLNKERSQAAAAVLEEAHRKLAAEDLEGAIAVLKPAAQQGGTPAIEQLLRQTQERLDEIGRRMEAVIARVQSLSETDPAQALQLLNSQPAAVQQHSQLKAIRAKIEGRAEQQRAIQASIAQANELLNKRDLRGGLEILEAVRNAYGDSPEITAVVTDYKRRQVPIANAMVGESISQARQAILAKKGPLALEELRKSAEVLAVSDANLQADWNRLAQEAAKVSKARLDTTGSVPIIVQSKGLSSMLIGILAAVVLIVAGAVFYVIHTRSNTGGGAAMSFIQLNASPFGEVVSITGSSGNVVLLPAGSHMTPLRVDAVPEGTYTVVFKSSDGSTQQQTCDLAADHMCSATFTTLGDSQIDEILAGQK